The genomic stretch ATGAGCGTGTGCTAACGCTGAAGCTAATTGCTCCATAATTCGTAACACTTCTTTTGGTCTAATAGGAGTATGGTGCTGAATATACTCCTTTAAAGTCTCACCTTCGACATATTCCATGACGATATATTGTAAACCATCTTCTTCCCCAACGTCATACGAGCTTACGATATTAGGATGAGAAAGTGATGTTACAGAATATGCTTCACGTTGAAATCTTCTTAAGAATTCAGGATCGCTTGAAAAATCAGCTTTAAGCATTTTAACTGCTACATCGCGATCTAGTATCATATCACGGGCTAAATAAACGTTTGCCATACCGCCAGTACCAATTAATTTTAAAATTTTATATCGGTCGTTTAGGCGTCTACCAATCATCACGTTCATCATCACCCCTTCTCATTATTTCTAGACTCGTACTTAATAATGGCAAGTGTGATGTTATCTTCTCCACCGAGATCATTTGCTTGTGAAATCAACTGGTTTCCGATCATTTCAATTGGAAGATTTTCATTTAATTTTTCATTTAATTGTTCATTAGAAATTTTATTAGATAAACCATCTGAACATAAAAGGATTAAATCATCTTCTTCCCAAGTTAAAGTTTTAATATCAACATCAACTGTTTCCTCTGTACCAAGTGCTCGTGTAATTACATTTTTACGAGGATGTATTTCTGCATCCTCTCTAGAAATTTGTCCAAATTTGACGAGTTCGGCAACAAATGTATGATCTTCTGTTATTTGTTTAAAACCTTCGTCGTTCAATAAATAACTTCTACTATCCCCTACATGTGCTAGCGTGAAAAACAGAGGAGTACAAATGATTGCCTCAAGAGTTGTACCCATCCCATTGCACTCTTCATTTTGTTCTGAATGAACTAATAAGTTTGTATTCAATTGTCCTACAATGTTTTTTAGCCATGCTTCGGCTTCGATTGGTGTATCAAATTTACTAGTATTTTTCCATTCTGCTTCGAGGAAATTGATCGCCATCATACTGGCAACTTCGCCTGCTAAATGACCACCCATTCCATCAGCAACTACAGCTAATACGATTCCTGCATCGTTCGAAAATATGCCTACGCTATCTTCATTATGCCCACGAACTTTCCCCGTATCAGTTTGAAAAAAAGTTTGCATTGTTTCACCTCGTCTCCTCTTTACGCTCCTTTGCACGCAACTGTCCACAAGCTGCATCTATATCATGACCTTGTTCACGACGAATTGTAACATTGATATTATTATTTTTTAGTACTTTTTCGAATGCAAAGATTTGTTCCTTAGGTGTTCTTACATAATTTCTTTCTGGTACATAGTTTACTGGAATTAAATTCACATGACATTTAACTCCTTTAAGTAGTTTTGAAAGTTCTTCTGCATGCTCAACTTGATCATTCTCTCCACCGAATAGACCATATTCGAACGTAACACGTCTACCAGTCTTTTCAACATAGTAACGAACAGCGTCCATTAAATCCGGTAATTTATATGCTCTATTAATTGGCATTAATTTAGAACGTAACTCACTATTAGGAGCGTGTAATGAGATTGCAAAGTTAATTTGAAGTCCTTCATCAGCAAAGTTATAGATTTTTGGAATGATTCCACTTGTTGAAACAGTGATATGTCTTGCACCAATGTTTAGACCTTTTTCACTATTTACGATTCTTAAGAAATCCATTAAACCATCGTAGTTATCAAACGGTTCGCCTATACCCATAACAACAATTGAGCTTACTCTTTCTTCGACTTCATCGATTGCACGTTGTACTTCTAAAACTTGTGCAACAATTTCGCCAGCTTCTAGATTTCGTTTTAAACCGCCAAGAGTTGATGCACAAAATGTACATCCAATTCGACAACCTACTTGTGTCGTTACACATACAGAATTGCCATAATTATGTCTCATTAAAACAGTTTCAATCGAATATCCATCATGTAATTCAAATAAAAATTTCATTGTACCGTCTGAAGAGGTTTGTTTTACTAACGTTTTTAATGTAGTAATCGTAAAATTCTCTTCAAGTAAAACACGTAATTCTTTTGGAATATTTTGCATTTCTTCAAAGCTTTCAACTCGTTGCACATATAGCCAATTATAAATTTGTTTCGCGCGGAAAACCTGCTGCTTTTGAGCCTTTATCCAATCCTCTAAATCACTCACCTTTAACGAGTAAATTGAGGGTTTATGTTCCTTTTTTATTTTGACTGAATTTGTAGTATTTTCTAAATTCAACGTTACACCTTCTTTCTTAATCTTGCAATAAAAAATCCATCCGTTCCAAAATAATGTGGTAAAAGTTGTACATACCCATTTTGAACCGAATTGTTTTCATTTAATTTCTCTGGTAGATGATCGACCAAT from Arthrobacter citreus encodes the following:
- a CDS encoding Stp1/IreP family PP2C-type Ser/Thr phosphatase; protein product: MQTFFQTDTGKVRGHNEDSVGIFSNDAGIVLAVVADGMGGHLAGEVASMMAINFLEAEWKNTSKFDTPIEAEAWLKNIVGQLNTNLLVHSEQNEECNGMGTTLEAIICTPLFFTLAHVGDSRSYLLNDEGFKQITEDHTFVAELVKFGQISREDAEIHPRKNVITRALGTEETVDVDIKTLTWEEDDLILLCSDGLSNKISNEQLNEKLNENLPIEMIGNQLISQANDLGGEDNITLAIIKYESRNNEKG
- the rlmN gene encoding 23S rRNA (adenine(2503)-C(2))-methyltransferase RlmN, giving the protein MKKEHKPSIYSLKVSDLEDWIKAQKQQVFRAKQIYNWLYVQRVESFEEMQNIPKELRVLLEENFTITTLKTLVKQTSSDGTMKFLFELHDGYSIETVLMRHNYGNSVCVTTQVGCRIGCTFCASTLGGLKRNLEAGEIVAQVLEVQRAIDEVEERVSSIVVMGIGEPFDNYDGLMDFLRIVNSEKGLNIGARHITVSTSGIIPKIYNFADEGLQINFAISLHAPNSELRSKLMPINRAYKLPDLMDAVRYYVEKTGRRVTFEYGLFGGENDQVEHAEELSKLLKGVKCHVNLIPVNYVPERNYVRTPKEQIFAFEKVLKNNNINVTIRREQGHDIDAACGQLRAKERKEETR